A region of Pseudomonas putida DNA encodes the following proteins:
- a CDS encoding hydantoinase B/oxoprolinase family protein, protein MKTVDPITLAVVRGALETAQREMTLTLEKTGRSSVFNLAHDYSNSLFDHLPEMILQGQDIPIHLGSLIPAMKCVAAFFGDDIAEGDVIYHNDPAYKGSHILDCCMYKPVYYQGQLVFWTVCKGHLTDIGGPVPAGYNPDAKEIYAEGLRIPPVKLWEKGKRREDVINFMLTNMRARPYQEGDLNAQYGACKVGERHLLDLLDKYGVEQVRACIAELKNMADRHMRALLRDVPDGHYSGTAVLEDSGHGLGELAITAHVEVRGEQAHVRIESPPQVPYFINSYEGNSVSGVYLGLMMFAQVAPPYNEGLYRCVTVDVGARGTLCNAQEPAPHVNCTTTPMETLADAVRTALEQASPQRVTASWGHTSGINIAGHDPRNGNSEYVTMVLASIIAGAGANKVMDGWHACGPLCCFGALMSGDIELLEHAYPILIHRYSLMADSGGAGEFRGGSGTRLEIEPLQHAMTVVGFGEGRQLPTAGAAGARNALLQPKLGRLIHRHADGTEDHYTQNPMLTLQPGERIININPGGGGYGDPLRRPVAAVLQDLRNGLVSPQGAALEYGVIVDADGHLDETATHLARDLH, encoded by the coding sequence ATGAAAACAGTAGATCCGATCACCCTTGCGGTTGTCCGGGGTGCGCTGGAGACAGCGCAGCGCGAAATGACTCTGACCCTGGAAAAGACCGGCCGCTCCAGTGTGTTCAACCTGGCCCATGACTACTCGAACTCGCTGTTCGACCATCTCCCCGAAATGATCCTGCAAGGCCAGGACATCCCTATCCACCTGGGCTCGCTGATTCCCGCCATGAAATGCGTGGCCGCGTTTTTTGGTGACGACATCGCCGAGGGCGACGTGATCTACCACAACGACCCAGCGTACAAGGGCAGCCACATCCTCGACTGCTGCATGTACAAGCCGGTGTACTACCAGGGCCAGCTGGTGTTCTGGACCGTGTGCAAGGGCCACCTGACCGACATCGGCGGCCCGGTACCGGCCGGCTACAACCCGGACGCCAAGGAGATCTACGCCGAGGGTTTGCGCATCCCCCCCGTCAAGCTGTGGGAAAAGGGCAAGCGCCGGGAGGACGTGATCAACTTCATGCTCACCAACATGCGCGCCCGCCCGTATCAGGAGGGCGACCTCAACGCCCAGTACGGTGCCTGCAAGGTCGGTGAACGGCACCTGCTCGACTTGCTCGACAAGTATGGCGTGGAGCAGGTACGTGCTTGTATCGCCGAGCTGAAGAACATGGCCGACCGCCATATGCGCGCCCTGCTGCGCGACGTACCGGACGGCCACTACAGCGGCACCGCCGTGCTCGAAGACTCAGGCCATGGCCTGGGCGAGCTGGCCATCACCGCCCATGTCGAGGTCCGCGGCGAGCAAGCCCACGTGCGCATCGAAAGCCCCCCGCAGGTGCCCTACTTCATCAACTCTTACGAGGGCAACTCGGTTTCCGGTGTGTACCTTGGCTTGATGATGTTCGCCCAGGTCGCGCCGCCCTACAACGAAGGCCTGTATCGCTGCGTCACGGTCGACGTCGGCGCCAGGGGCACCCTGTGCAATGCGCAGGAGCCAGCGCCCCACGTCAACTGCACCACCACCCCGATGGAAACCTTGGCCGATGCCGTGCGCACGGCGCTGGAGCAGGCATCGCCGCAGCGGGTCACCGCCTCCTGGGGCCATACCAGCGGCATCAACATCGCCGGCCACGACCCACGCAATGGCAACAGCGAGTACGTCACCATGGTGCTGGCCTCGATCATTGCCGGTGCTGGCGCCAACAAGGTCATGGATGGCTGGCATGCGTGCGGGCCATTGTGTTGCTTCGGCGCGCTGATGAGCGGTGACATCGAGCTGCTCGAACATGCCTATCCGATACTCATCCACCGCTACAGCCTGATGGCCGACAGTGGCGGCGCGGGTGAGTTTCGCGGCGGCTCAGGCACCCGCCTGGAAATCGAGCCGCTGCAGCACGCGATGACCGTGGTCGGCTTCGGCGAAGGCCGCCAATTGCCCACCGCCGGCGCCGCCGGAGCACGCAATGCCCTGCTGCAGCCCAAGCTCGGCCGCTTGATCCACCGCCACGCCGATGGCACCGAAGACCACTACACCCAGAACCCCATGCTCACCCTCCAGCCCGGCGAGCGGATCATCAACATCAACCCAGGCGGCGGCGGTTACGGCGACCCGCTGCGCCGCCCGGTGGCCGCCGTGCTGCAAGACCTGCGCAACGGCCTGGTCTCGCCCCAGGGCGCAGCCCTGGAATACGGTGTGATCGTCGATGCCGACGGCCACCTCGACGAAACCGCCACTCACCTTGCCCGCGACC